A region of the Candidatus Acetothermia bacterium genome:
GGCAGTGCTCGCCCTCCGTGGGCGTGGATGAGGGCGGCGGCCCGGTCCAAGGCATCCGCCCGGCCGGAGAGGACGGTCTGCCCGGGGGCGTTGTAGTTGGCCACGTGACAGCCGGCCATCTCCGCGATCTCCGCCGCCGCTTCTGCGGGGATGCCGAGCGCCGCCACCATCCCGCCGGGGTGGGCGGCGGCTGCCTCTTCCATGAGCCGCCCCCGCAGGGTTACCAGCCGCAGCGCCTCCGGCCACGGGAGGACCCGGGCCGCGGCCAACGCCGCGAACTCCCCCAGGGAGTGGCCGGCCACGGCAGTGGGGCGCAGCCCGGCCCTCGTCAGAGCTGCCCACGCCAGCCATTCCACCACGAGGATCGCCGGCTGGGCCACCGCGGTCCGGGCGAGTTCAACGTCCGTGAGCTCGGGGAGGTCCCGCCACGGCATCCCGGTGGCCTCCTCCGCCTCCTCCACCAGGGAACCGGCCCACGGCTGGGCGAGGAGCCCGCGGCCCATCCCCCGGTAGTGGGAGCCCTGCCCCGGGAACAGGAACGCTACCACCGCAGGATCACCGTCCCGTAGCAGGCCCCGGCCCCGAACGCGGTCACCGCCACCACCTGTCCGGGTTCAACCCGACCCGTGCGGACCAGCTCGTCCAGGGCGATGGGGATGGAGGCGGTGGATGTGTTCGCGACGCGATCGATGTTCACCACCACCCGCTCCGGGGGGAGCTTGAGGCGCTTGGCGAGGGCGCCCACGATGCGCAGGTTGGCCTGGTGGGGGATGACCCAGTCGATGTCCTGGAGCGTGAGTCCGGCCCGGGCCAGGGCCTCGCGGGTGGCGCGGGCCATCATCGTCACCGCCGGTCGAAACAGGCCCTCCCCTTCCATCCTGAGGAAGTGCAGCCCCTCGCGCACCGTGTCCGCCGTCGTCGGCCGCCGCACCCCCCCAGCCTCAATCCGCAGGAGGGAGAGCTTGGCGGGGTCGCCGTGCAGGGAAACCCCGAGGATCCCGGCGGTCCCCTCCGCCGGGACGAGCACGGCCGCCCCGGCCCCATCGCCGAACAGGACACACGTCGAGCGATCCTCCCAATCCACAAACCGGGATAGGGCTTCGGTGCCCACCACCAGGGCACTCCTCGCCAGGCCGACGGCGATCATCGCCCCGGCCAGGGCCAGGGCATACACGAACCCGGCGCAGCCGGCGGTGACGTCGAAGAACGGGGCGTCCTTCGCGAGCTTGAGCGCGGCGGCAAGGTGAGGCGCCGTGCCGGGGATGATCTCCTCCGGGACGTTGGTGGCCACGATGAGGAGGTCCACGTCGGCCGGACCTTTTCCGGCCGCGGCCAAGGCGGCGCGGGCCGCGGCCACCCCCATCTCCGCCGGCACGTCCCCGGCAGCGAGGATCCGGCGCTCGCGGATCCCGGTGCGGGTGCGGATCCACTCGTCACTCGTGTCCATCCGCCGCGCCAGGTCGTCGTTGGTGAGCCGCGTGGGGGGAAGGTAAGACCCGGTCCCTGCGATCCTGACCTTAATCAACGGCGGGGATGGCGGCCTTGATCCTGTCCACCAGGCCGGCTTGGCAGGCGAGGAACGTCCGTTCCACTGCAGCCTCGATCGCGGAGGCGTCGGACCGGCCGTGGGCGGCCATCACCAGCCCGTTCACCCCGAGGAGGGGGGCCCCGTTGTGCCCCTCGTAGCGGAGCTTCCTCGCCACCTCCCTCAGGGACGGGCGAGCGAGCCACGCCCCGGCCTTGGCCCGCGGGGAGCGGGAGAGCGCCGTCCGCAGCGCCAGCCAAACCACCTCCGCTCCGCCCTCAACGGCCTTGAGGAACAGGTTCCCGGCGAACCCGCCGGTGACGAGGACGTCGGCCGGCCGCGCGACAAGAACGGTGTGCGGCTCCACGTTGCCCACGAAGTTGTCGCGGGCGGCGAGGAACTCATGGGCGGCGCGCACCAGCTTATCCCCCTTGCCGGGCTCGACCCCGATGTTGAGGAGGCCCAGCGTGGGGGAGGCGATCCCCAGCACCTCCCGGGCGTAGGTGATCCCCATGTCCGCGAACTGAACAAGGTGCTGGGGTTTAGGGTCAGCGGTGGCCCCAGCGTCGATGAGCAGCACCGCCGGCCCGGCAAGCGTGGGCAGAGCCGCACACAGGCCTGGCCGCAGGATCCCGGGGAGCCGCCCGAGGACGAGCAGGGCGGCGGCCACCACCGCCCCGGTGTTGCCCGGGGACAGGAACGCGGCCGCCTTCCCCTCGGCCACGGCCTCCAACCCCCGGACGATGGACGACGTTCGATCGCGGACGGCCTCCACCGGATGGGCATCCGGGGCGACTACCCCGTCGCAGTGGAGGACCTCCACCGGGGCCGCGGGAGGGAGGTGGGGCTCGATGTCCTGGCGGCGGCCGGCGAGGATGAGGTGGACGGGCATGCGCTCGCCGGCCCGCACCGCTCCGGCCACCAACTCCCGGGGCGGGCGGTCCGCCCCCATCACGTCGACCACGATGGAAAGGGTCACGGGTACTATGCCGAGGGTGGGATTTGAACCCACACAGGCCGAAGCCCACTGCCCCCTCAAGACAGCGCGTCTGCCAATTCCGCCACCTCGGCGCCTCGGCATGTTAGCGGTGGCACCGAGTCCCGTCAAGAGTTGTCCCCGTTTGGGTTCTCGGGTAAGGTGCGGGCGTGGCCGCGGTTCGGCTCGGCGTCTATTCCGGGGATCCGCTGGCGGTGGAGCGCACGCTCGCCCAGCGGCTGAGCGCCCTCGGCCCCCACCAGCGGGTGGCCCTGTTCGGGGATGAAACTTGTCTGGGAAAGCTACTGGACGAGCTCGGCACCCAAGACCTGTTCGGGGAGGCCAAGGTGGTGGTGGTGCGGCGGGCGGACGCGCTGACCCACGAGCCGCGGCTGGCGACGGCGCTCGCCAGGGGCCTCCCGCCGGGCACGGGCCTGTTCCTCATCGGGGAAAAGCTCACCGGACCGGTGACGCGGGTCGCCGAGGAGGTGCAGCACTTCCCGGCCCCCACCGGCCGGGCGCTACGGGAACTGGCGAGAGAGCTCCTGGTCGAGGTCGGCCTTCCCACCCCGGCGTTCCTGGTGGACCTCCTCGCCGAGGCCAGCGGTGGGGACACGTTGCGCATGGCCCAGGAGGTGGCCAAGCTCGCCCTGTGGCAGGGGGCGCGGCTCCCCCCCGGGGCACGCCTCCCCGAGCTCCTGTTCTTCTCTCAGCCCCCGCCGTACGCGTTCCTGGACGCCGTGGGCACACGAAAGATAGCCCGGGCCTTGGCTGAGCTCGCGAAGCTTTTGCGCTCAGGGTGGAACCCGGCCTCCCTGTTCTTCCTCCTCGTGAGCCACATCCGGTCGCTCCTCGCCGCGCAGGCGGCGGCTTCCGCCGGGCGGAAGCCGCCCGGGCCAGAGTGGCTCGTGCGGCGGCGGCTGAACCAAGCCCGTCTGTTCGGCGAGCCGGCGCTGGTACGGCTGCTTGGCCGCCTGCAGGAGCTCGACCTGGCCATCAAAACGGGGAGGCTCTCCCCGGACGCGGCCCTGTACCTGTTTACGCTTGACTTGACTCCGGTTTGACCGGGATGCGCTCGCCGATCCCGGTGGTCTCGAGCAACAGCCGCGATGCCACCAGGGCGGCGAACAGGGACGCGGCCACGCCCAGGCCGAGGGTGATCGCGAACCCTTCCACCGGTCCGGAGCCCAAGGTGAACAGGATCACCGCGGTGATGATCGTGGTGATGTTGGCGTCCAGCACCGCCGGCAAGGACTTCGCGAACCCGGCGGTGATGCAGGCCGTGGGGGACTTGCCCGTCCGGCGCTCCTCCTTGATACGCTCGAAGATGATGACGTTGGCGTCCACGGCCATGCCGATGGTGAGGATGAGGCCGGCGATGCCGGGCAGGGTCAGGGTGGCCCCGAACGCGCGCAGGGCGGCGAACACGATGAGCATGTTTAGGATCAAAGCGACATCGGCTACCAGGCCCAGCCACCTGTAGTAGAGGATCATATACCCGAGGACGATGACGAAGCTGATGACAAGCGCGGTCATGCCGCGCCGGATGTAGTCTGCCCCCAGGGTGGGGCCGACGGTCTGCTCTTCGATCACCTGGACCCGGGTCGGCAGGGCCCCCGAACGGAGGACCACCGAAAGGAGCTTCGCCTCCTCGAACGTGAACCGGCCGGTAATCGTTGTGGAGTCCTGCACCGCCCGCCACCCGCCTTGGGCGGCCTGCTTGATGGACGGGGAGATGGCCGGCGCCGAGTACACCACGTTGTCCAGGATGATCGCCAGCCGGTCGTCGACCTGGAGGGTCCGTAGGACCTCGACGAACCGCTCCGCCCCGGTGCGGTTGAAGGTGAGGGCGATGTAGAGACCAGGGCTGCGGGGATCGGTGGACGTGCGCACCACCGCGCCCTCCAGCACCTCCCCGGTGAGCAGGGGTTCCCCCTGCACCAGGTAGTACTCGGATCGGTCGTTGCTGGGGAAAATCTCCTGGGGCTCGACCCGTTTAGCTTCCAGATCCCCCCGGTTCGCCGCCGCGTCCAGCACCTTGCGGAACTCGAGGAGCGCGGTGCGCCCGAGGAGCTGCTTGGCCTCCTCTGGATCTGCGGCGCCGGGGATCCGCACCTCCACCCGGTCGCCCCCCATGGGACGGATCTCGGCGTTGGCGAGACCGTACTGGTCCACGCGTTCGGAGAAGATGGTCACCAACCGGTCCACCACATCCCGGCGCTGGGCAGGCTCCACGTCCTCCAGGCCCTCCGCCTGGAGGACCAACCGCACCCCGCCCTGGAGGTCGAGGCCAAGCTTGATCACGTTCCCCAGGGGCCAAAACGGGTAGAGGAGCCCCACCACGGCGAACAGGGCTGCCAACACCACCCCGAACCGAATCCAGTCGTTGCGTTTCATCTCCTCACTTCCTCACTTGCGCGCCTTGTCCACGATGCTCGACCTGGATAGCCTGAGCTTTCCTTCCTCTACGGTGAGGACAACGGAGTCGTCCTCGATCTTCTCCACGGTGCCGAAGATCCCGCCGGCGGTAATCACCCGGTCCCCCCGCTTCAGGGAGGAGATGAGCTCGCGGTGTTCCTTTTGCCGCCGCCGTTGTGGCCGGATGAGGAGGAAGTAGAAGATGGCGGCGAACACCACGAGCAGGATGACCATGGAGATGAGGGATTGGCTGGCTTGGGCGTCCCCTGCAACCTGGGCGTACGCTGTCATGTCATCACCCCTTAGCACGTTGAACCCGCAACACTCCGCGCGCCACGAAGGGAATGGCGACCACCGCCACACCCCCGCTCCAAGCCCAAAACGCCGGGCCGGAAAGGCCACGGCCCAACGCCACGAGCTGGTGCAGCACGGCGAAGAGGTCCAACCACAGTATAGCGTAAACGGGGGCGGCGAGCGACCGGGGCCGGGCGAGGTCGAGGGCCACAGTGAGCGGGGGAACAGCGAGCCATGCCGCGAGCGCGGCCCGGGCCCCGACCAGCCCGAGGCCGAGGAAGAGGAGGGCATGGCCGGGGAGGAGGCGGACCGGGGAGTTGCCCGCCAGCGGTCCCCGCCGGACGCGCCAGAGCCCATGGCCCCATAGGCCGAGGAGCAACGCCCCGCCGGTGAGCCGCCATGGGACGGGGAGCGGGGCGAGGGCCGCGGCGATCAGCACCACGAGCAGGCTCCCCGAGAGGAAGACGATGCCCCTCATACCAGGTACGGGAGGAACGCGGTGGCCAGGCCCAGGAACAGGAAGATGCCGATGAGGTCGCCGATCGTGGTCGCCACCGGCCCGGACACCATCGCCGGGTCGATGCCCAACCGCTTGAACAAGAAGGGGAGGACGCCGCCCGTCAAACACGCGCCCACGGTGGTCCCCGCCAACGCCACCCCGGCCACGGCCCCGAAGAATGGCCTCCGCCAAAGCAGGGTAGCGATGAGCCCGATTTGGGCCCCGAGTGCCAACCCAGCCAGAAGCCCCACCCTGAGCTCCTTCCACACCACCCAGGGCAGGTCTTTCCACTGAACTGCGCCGATGGCCATGCCCCGGATGGCCACGGACAGGGCCTGGGCCGCGGCGTTGCCGCTCATGTCCGCAATCAGAGGCATCAGCGCTGCCACAAACGCCAGTTCCGCGATCGTCGCCTCGAACCGGCTCACCACGGCGGCCACGGTCATGTTGAGAATAACTAAGGCCATCAGCCATGGCAGCCGTTTGCGCACCGAGGTCTGCGGAGGGTCCAAGGGATGATCCTCGCCGGCCGGGATGCCGCCCAGGCGAAGGAGGTCCTCGGTGGCCTCCTCGCGGATCACGTCGATCACGTCGTCCACGGTGACGATGCCGAGGAGCTTCCCCCCCCCATCCACCACCGGAAGGGCGAGGAAGTTGTACTTGTCAAACGTCCTCGCTACGTCCTCCACGTCCATCGTCGCGGGCAAGGACACGAATTCCGACTGCATGATGTTGCGGATCGGCGTTTCGGGCTGGGCGAGCACGAGTTCCCGCAGGGACAGGACCCCGAGGAGCCTCTTCTTCTCGTCCACCACGTACGCGTAGTAGATGGTCTCCGCCTCTTCCGCCACCCGGCGCAGATGTTCGATCGCGTCCTGAGCGGTCATATCACCTGGCAGGGCCACGACCTCGGGGGACATGAGCCCGCCCGCGGTGTCGGGGGGGTAGGCGAGGAGTTCCGAGAGGGACTTCGCTTCCCAGGTCTCAAGGCGAGAGAGGACGTCCTGCACCGTCTCGCGGGGGAGCTCGGCGAGGAGGTCCACCGCGTCGTCGGGCTCCATGTGGGAGAGAATCTGGACGGCCTCCTCCCGGTTGAGCTCAGCGAGGAGCTTGGCCGCCTCGTCCGGCTCCATCTCCCCAAGCGGCTCAGCCGCGGCCCGACGCCGGTACAGGCGGCGCAGGAGCTCCACCGCCTCCTCCTCCCGGAGGGCGGCGAGGATCTCCGCGACCTCAGCCGGATGGCGACGGATGAGGTTGTGGATGTCCACCGGCTCCCGAATCTCCTCAGGCATACTCGGGCAATATACCCGACCGGTGCCGGGCTTCCAGGCCGCAGCCTTGGGCGAGGTGACAGGACACGGTGTGGTACGCGGGACGCTAGACGAGCGCGATCAGGCCCACCGCAGCAAGGAGGACGGCGGCCCCAGCGATGAGCACCCCGAGGGCGATCAGGGGGAGCGCCCTCCAGGGCGGGATGCCGAGCAGGGTGGCGATCACCGCCCCGGTCCACGCCCCAGTGGCCGGGAGCGGGGTGGCCACGAACAGGACCAGGGCCAGGTGCCCAAGATGGCGAAACCGTTCCCGCTGCCGCCTTTCCTGCCAGGCGAGATAGCGCACGGCACCCCGCCCGATCGGGCCGGGAAGGCGGGGGAGGTGCGGCAAGAGCCGCCCTAAGACGAGGAGGAGGAGCGGAACCGGGAGAAGGTTCCCCGCCACGGCCAGGACGTAGGCGGACGCGGGGGAGAACCCGAGGGCAAGGGCCAGGGGGAGTCCACCGCGCAGCTCGGCGATCGGCGCCGCGGAGAGAAGCAGCACCTTAGCCGCCGCCAGCCAGTCCATGGCCTGCATTATCCATGATCGACAGCTCATGTTCCCTCTGCCGCTCGGTTGTAGGAAACAGCGTTCCCCGCGTACCATCACCGTGGACCGTGATCGCCGGACCCGGTTCACGGATCACGGATTTCGCATCGCGAAGGAGAGGTGGTGGGGTTGCGCCTGTACAACACGCTCACCCGCAAGCTGGAAGAGCTCTCGGTCCACGGCAACACGGTGCGGATGTACGTGTGCGGCCCCACCGTGTACGACCTCATCCACATCGGCAACGCCCGCCCGTTCATCGTGTTCGATGCCCTGCGCCGGTACCTGGAGGAGCAGGGGTACACCGTGCATTACGTCCAGAACATCACCGATGTGGACGACAAGATCATCCGCCGCGCCCAGGAGGAGGGGCGTCCGCCGGAGGAGGTGGCGGCCCGCTACACCGAGGCCTACCTCCAGGACCTTGCCGCCCTCGGGGTGCGACCGGCCACCCACTCCCCGAAGGCAACCGAGTACGTCCCCAAGATGATCGAACTCGTTCAGAGGCTTGTGGAGAAGGGGCATGCCTACGTGGTGGACGGGGACGTGTACTTCTCGGCCGGGAGCTTCCCCGAGTACGGGAAGCTGTCCGGCCGGGTCCGGGAGGAGCAGGAGGCCGGGGCCCGGGTGGAGGTGGACGAGCGGAAGCGGGATCCCCTGGATTTCGCCCTCTGGAAGGCGGCGAAGCCCCGGGAGCCCAAGTGGCCGTCCCCGTGGGGTGAGGGCCGCCCCGGCTGGCACACGGAGTGCGTGGTGATGGCGATGCACCTCCTCGGGGAGACGGTGGACATCCACGCCGGGGGCAGCGACCTCATCTTCCCCCATCACGAGAACGAGCTCGCCCAGGCCGAGGCCCTCAGTGGGAAGCCGTTCGTCAAGATCTGGCTGCACAACGGCCTCCTCACCGTGCGGGGGGAACGGATGGGGAAGTCCCTGGGGAACTTCGAGTACGCCCGGGACGTGGTGAACCGGTACGGGGGCGAGGCTGTCCGCTACTTCTACTTGGCGCGGGATTGGCGCAAGCCCCTGGAGTTCTCCCACGAGGCCCTCCTTGAGGCCAAGCGGGCGGTGGAGCGGGTGTACGACTTCCTGTGGGGGGCCGAGGCCCTGCCCGAACCAGCTCCACCTGCTCAACCGACGGAGCTTGAGCAGTTGGCGGAGAGGTTCCACGCGGAGCTTGAGGAGGACTTCAACACCCCCGGGGCGATCGGGGTGCTCCAAGAGATCGTGGGGGCAGGGCACCGGTGCCGCCTAGGTGGAGATCCGGCAGGGGCCAGGGCGGCGGCGGCACTGGTGCGGCGGCTGGGGAAGGCGCTGGGACTGTTCCAGAGGTCTCGGCCGGCGACCGAAGGGCTTGCGGACAAACTGATCGAGATGCTGATCGAGCTCCGCGGGGAGCTGCGCCGGGAGCGGCGGTTTGCCCTGGCCGACCGGATCCGGGACCGGCTCGGGGAGCTGGGGATCGAACTGCGCGACGGCCCAACCGGCACCACGTGGGCCCTCCGGCCCCGCTAGCCCAAACGCCCGAGGACCTCGGCCGTGTGTTCCCCCAACCGGGGTGGGGGGAGGAGACTGGGCGGCCAGGCCTGGGGCAGCGGGCAGGCCACGCTCGTATAGCGGCCCACCGCGGGGTGATCCACCTCCACCAGGAGTCGGCCGGTGAGTCCAGGGTCTCCGAACAGCTCCCCAAGCGAGTTCACCGGTCCGGCCGGAACCCCGGCCGCCTTCAGGTGGGCGATCCACTCCGCCCGGGGCCTCTGGCGGAACACGGCCTCCAGCACGGAGACGAGCGCGTCCCGGTTCTTCACCCGGTCGGGGTTCGTGGCGAACCGGGGATCTCCCGCGAGCTCGGGCCGGCCTACGGCCGCGCACAGGGCGCGGAACTGGTCGTCCGTGCCCACCGCCACCATCAGGAGGCCGTCCCCCGCCGGGAACGCCTGGTACGGGACGATGTGGGGATGCGCGGTCCCGAGCCGCTTCGGTTCCTCGCCGGTGAGGAGGAACGCCTGGGCCACGTTGACCAGGGCCGCCGCCGAACACTCGGCGAGCGTCACCTCCACCGCCTGCCCTTCCCCGGTGCGGGCCCGCTCGAGCAGCGCGGCCAGCGTCCCGGAAAGCGCGGCCCACGCGGTGAGCACGTCCACGATCGCCACCCCGACCTTGGCCGGCCGCTCCCCCTCGCCGGTGATCGCCATCAAGCCCCCGATGGCCTGGATCAGGGCGTCGAACCCGGGCTCGTCCCGGTACGGCCCGGGCGGGAACCCGGCGATCGCCACGTACACCAGGCGCGGGCAGATCTCCCGCACCTCGGGGTAGCCCAATCCCACCCGTTCCGCCGTCTCCGGGAGGAAGTTATGCACAAGCACGTCGCTTCCGGCGATCAAGCGACGTAGGATCGCCTGCCCTTCCTGGGAAACCAAGTCCAGGGCAAGCCCGTACTTCCCCCGGTTCACCGCCAGGAAATACGCGGACTCTCCCCCCACGAACGGCGGCCCCCAGCGGCGGGTCTCATCCCCGCTGCCGGGCCGCTCCACCTTGATCACCTCCGCCCCAAGGTCGGCCATCCACATCGTCGCGAGTGGCCCAGCCAGGATGCGGGAGAGGTCGAGGACACGAATTCCGGCGAGGGGCTTCATGGCTGATCAAACAGGGACAGCATTGGGGGCTCCTCATCCAGGAGGATCCTGACCTCCCCGTACACCCCGTCGTAGCCGGGGCGGATCGCGAGCTTGCTCGCCCTCATCTTGCCGATGGCCTGGACGACCCGCTGCGGGGCCCCGGCGGCGAGCTCGGTCAGCGGAAGGTCGAGGAGGATCGCGAGCTCGCTCCCGAACCGCGCCACCAGGCGCTGGTACTCCTCCTGCACGGCCTTCGTGTCCGGCCCCTGGCCCAAGGCTTGCCCGAGGATCTCGGGGAGCGGCACCAGCGACCGGTACGGGATCGCCCCGACCGGTTGGGACCCGGGTGGTCGATCGGCCAGCTCTTCCACCCGGTGCATCACCCCCACCGTGACCGGACGGCCGCAGACCGGGCAACGTCCCCTGTGGGCCCGCGTCTCGCTCGGGGCAAGCACCACCCCACACGCCCGGTGCCCATCGTAGTGGTACTTCCCCTCCTCGGGGAAGAACTCGATCGTCCCGAGGAACCGCTGCGGATCCTTGTTGCGGATGGCCTCGACCAGGGCGGGATAGGAGGGCTCGGAGAGGTCGAACGCGCACGCTTCCCGCCCGAGGCGGGACGGGGAGTGGGCGTCGGAGAAGGACACAAGGCTGAGGCGATCCAAGGCCGAGAGCCGCCAGTTCATCGGTGGGTCCGAGGAGAGGCCGGTCTCGATGGCGAACACGTGCCGGGCCGCCTCGCCAAGTCCCTCCTCCAGGGAGTCAAACCCGGACTGGGCCCCGAAGATCGAGCACCACGGGGTCCAGGCGTGGGCCGGGATGACGGCGGCGGAGGGGCTGGCGGCGAGCACGATCTCGATGAGCTTCGCCCCGGGGACGCCGAACGTGGGGCGCCCGTCGGCCGCGAGGCTCCCGAGCTTCCCCAGCTCCCGGTTGATGCGCGCTGCCTCCTCGGCCCCTGGGGCGAGCACCAGGAAGTGGACCCGCCGCACCCGTCCGTCCTGGGACCAGATCGCCGATACCTCGGTGGTGAACACGAAATGGACGCCCCCGTACGTGTAGATCCCTGTCCCGGCCGGGGTGAGCCCCGCCGCGAGCTCCTTGAACCACTTGGGGTGAGTGAAGTCCCCGGT
Encoded here:
- a CDS encoding ACP S-malonyltransferase, which codes for MVAFLFPGQGSHYRGMGRGLLAQPWAGSLVEEAEEATGMPWRDLPELTDVELARTAVAQPAILVVEWLAWAALTRAGLRPTAVAGHSLGEFAALAAARVLPWPEALRLVTLRGRLMEEAAAAHPGGMVAALGIPAEAAAEIAEMAGCHVANYNAPGQTVLSGRADALDRAAALIHAHGGRALPLPVAGAFHSPHMAEAEARLAEALARVEFAPPAVPIVSGTSGAVEDDPERIRSLLERQMTSPVVWTKVMEALPTLGVVEAVEAGPGEVLTRLGRRCTSRVRFRALAEVVGDV
- a CDS encoding ketoacyl-ACP synthase III, yielding MIKVRIAGTGSYLPPTRLTNDDLARRMDTSDEWIRTRTGIRERRILAAGDVPAEMGVAAARAALAAAGKGPADVDLLIVATNVPEEIIPGTAPHLAAALKLAKDAPFFDVTAGCAGFVYALALAGAMIAVGLARSALVVGTEALSRFVDWEDRSTCVLFGDGAGAAVLVPAEGTAGILGVSLHGDPAKLSLLRIEAGGVRRPTTADTVREGLHFLRMEGEGLFRPAVTMMARATREALARAGLTLQDIDWVIPHQANLRIVGALAKRLKLPPERVVVNIDRVANTSTASIPIALDELVRTGRVEPGQVVAVTAFGAGACYGTVILRW
- the plsX gene encoding phosphate acyltransferase PlsX, which codes for MTLSIVVDVMGADRPPRELVAGAVRAGERMPVHLILAGRRQDIEPHLPPAAPVEVLHCDGVVAPDAHPVEAVRDRTSSIVRGLEAVAEGKAAAFLSPGNTGAVVAAALLVLGRLPGILRPGLCAALPTLAGPAVLLIDAGATADPKPQHLVQFADMGITYAREVLGIASPTLGLLNIGVEPGKGDKLVRAAHEFLAARDNFVGNVEPHTVLVARPADVLVTGGFAGNLFLKAVEGGAEVVWLALRTALSRSPRAKAGAWLARPSLREVARKLRYEGHNGAPLLGVNGLVMAAHGRSDASAIEAAVERTFLACQAGLVDRIKAAIPAVD
- the secD gene encoding protein translocase subunit SecD, translating into MKRNDWIRFGVVLAALFAVVGLLYPFWPLGNVIKLGLDLQGGVRLVLQAEGLEDVEPAQRRDVVDRLVTIFSERVDQYGLANAEIRPMGGDRVEVRIPGAADPEEAKQLLGRTALLEFRKVLDAAANRGDLEAKRVEPQEIFPSNDRSEYYLVQGEPLLTGEVLEGAVVRTSTDPRSPGLYIALTFNRTGAERFVEVLRTLQVDDRLAIILDNVVYSAPAISPSIKQAAQGGWRAVQDSTTITGRFTFEEAKLLSVVLRSGALPTRVQVIEEQTVGPTLGADYIRRGMTALVISFVIVLGYMILYYRWLGLVADVALILNMLIVFAALRAFGATLTLPGIAGLILTIGMAVDANVIIFERIKEERRTGKSPTACITAGFAKSLPAVLDANITTIITAVILFTLGSGPVEGFAITLGLGVAASLFAALVASRLLLETTGIGERIPVKPESSQA
- the yajC gene encoding preprotein translocase subunit YajC — protein: MTAYAQVAGDAQASQSLISMVILLVVFAAIFYFLLIRPQRRRQKEHRELISSLKRGDRVITAGGIFGTVEKIEDDSVVLTVEEGKLRLSRSSIVDKARK
- the mgtE gene encoding magnesium transporter; the protein is MPEEIREPVDIHNLIRRHPAEVAEILAALREEEAVELLRRLYRRRAAAEPLGEMEPDEAAKLLAELNREEAVQILSHMEPDDAVDLLAELPRETVQDVLSRLETWEAKSLSELLAYPPDTAGGLMSPEVVALPGDMTAQDAIEHLRRVAEEAETIYYAYVVDEKKRLLGVLSLRELVLAQPETPIRNIMQSEFVSLPATMDVEDVARTFDKYNFLALPVVDGGGKLLGIVTVDDVIDVIREEATEDLLRLGGIPAGEDHPLDPPQTSVRKRLPWLMALVILNMTVAAVVSRFEATIAELAFVAALMPLIADMSGNAAAQALSVAIRGMAIGAVQWKDLPWVVWKELRVGLLAGLALGAQIGLIATLLWRRPFFGAVAGVALAGTTVGACLTGGVLPFLFKRLGIDPAMVSGPVATTIGDLIGIFLFLGLATAFLPYLV
- a CDS encoding small multi-drug export protein; translation: MDWLAAAKVLLLSAAPIAELRGGLPLALALGFSPASAYVLAVAGNLLPVPLLLLVLGRLLPHLPRLPGPIGRGAVRYLAWQERRQRERFRHLGHLALVLFVATPLPATGAWTGAVIATLLGIPPWRALPLIALGVLIAGAAVLLAAVGLIALV
- the cysS gene encoding cysteine--tRNA ligase: MRLYNTLTRKLEELSVHGNTVRMYVCGPTVYDLIHIGNARPFIVFDALRRYLEEQGYTVHYVQNITDVDDKIIRRAQEEGRPPEEVAARYTEAYLQDLAALGVRPATHSPKATEYVPKMIELVQRLVEKGHAYVVDGDVYFSAGSFPEYGKLSGRVREEQEAGARVEVDERKRDPLDFALWKAAKPREPKWPSPWGEGRPGWHTECVVMAMHLLGETVDIHAGGSDLIFPHHENELAQAEALSGKPFVKIWLHNGLLTVRGERMGKSLGNFEYARDVVNRYGGEAVRYFYLARDWRKPLEFSHEALLEAKRAVERVYDFLWGAEALPEPAPPAQPTELEQLAERFHAELEEDFNTPGAIGVLQEIVGAGHRCRLGGDPAGARAAAALVRRLGKALGLFQRSRPATEGLADKLIEMLIELRGELRRERRFALADRIRDRLGELGIELRDGPTGTTWALRPR
- a CDS encoding CoA transferase; protein product: MKPLAGIRVLDLSRILAGPLATMWMADLGAEVIKVERPGSGDETRRWGPPFVGGESAYFLAVNRGKYGLALDLVSQEGQAILRRLIAGSDVLVHNFLPETAERVGLGYPEVREICPRLVYVAIAGFPPGPYRDEPGFDALIQAIGGLMAITGEGERPAKVGVAIVDVLTAWAALSGTLAALLERARTGEGQAVEVTLAECSAAALVNVAQAFLLTGEEPKRLGTAHPHIVPYQAFPAGDGLLMVAVGTDDQFRALCAAVGRPELAGDPRFATNPDRVKNRDALVSVLEAVFRQRPRAEWIAHLKAAGVPAGPVNSLGELFGDPGLTGRLLVEVDHPAVGRYTSVACPLPQAWPPSLLPPPRLGEHTAEVLGRLG
- a CDS encoding endonuclease Q family protein, coding for MRLIADLHLHSRYSRATSGDMDLLHLAQWARWKGLQILGTGDFTHPKWFKELAAGLTPAGTGIYTYGGVHFVFTTEVSAIWSQDGRVRRVHFLVLAPGAEEAARINRELGKLGSLAADGRPTFGVPGAKLIEIVLAASPSAAVIPAHAWTPWCSIFGAQSGFDSLEEGLGEAARHVFAIETGLSSDPPMNWRLSALDRLSLVSFSDAHSPSRLGREACAFDLSEPSYPALVEAIRNKDPQRFLGTIEFFPEEGKYHYDGHRACGVVLAPSETRAHRGRCPVCGRPVTVGVMHRVEELADRPPGSQPVGAIPYRSLVPLPEILGQALGQGPDTKAVQEEYQRLVARFGSELAILLDLPLTELAAGAPQRVVQAIGKMRASKLAIRPGYDGVYGEVRILLDEEPPMLSLFDQP